In the genome of Populus trichocarpa isolate Nisqually-1 chromosome 10, P.trichocarpa_v4.1, whole genome shotgun sequence, the window TCGCATATTAAATACACCAAGATTTAGAGGGCCACTGATGGATCAACATATTTTATACTAAAAGACCTTTTTTCATGAAAACCTATGACTAGAAGGGGCCAAGGCAAAAGAGAAGGTCAGTAAAAGGCCAGGGCCCAAGATAAAAAGATTAGGCAAAGATATCGCCCTTCCTCTTTTGGTTACATGCCCAAAGCACAAATGGGTCTAGCACCTTGCTAGACCCAATCCCCCTTGGGCTCGGCTATGCGTCAGGCCCAAGCGCTTGTGGGTTTGGCACCCTGCCAAACCCAACCCCTTAAACTCGTCTACATGTCGGGCTTAAACATATGTGGGTTTGGCACCCTGTCAATCCTAACCCTCCCCATTAGTCAGGTCTTTCTTCAGGAACAAATACTCAAAGTGAGAATCTAGGATCATCACCTCCCTACTTTTTAGTAGGTTAAAAAGTCCTCTAAAGGGTCTCATCCCTAtgtcaaatcaatattaatgttgataataAGGGATGATCCCATCGATATTAATAGTGTATAGAATAGCATAGGATCATCTTCCATAAGCATGTGATATCCTCAATGTTAAATGTTGGGTAAGGAGATATTgtccatcaatattaatgttgattgtAAGGGTCTCCTCCTGTTAAAGATTCTGAAAGAATTAAGGTTGATTTGGACCTGATTTGTAGGAGATAAAAACAGAAAGTCAGATATTCTTTCCCTTTGAATTAGAATATAGGAGTAATACCTATTTATGTGTAGTTAATAGCCTTCCTAAATTAGACTCGTAGATGTTGTATATATTCATGAATTCCTTCtgaaataaatgagaaaaatagagataaaGAATTCTCCATATGATATCAAAGCCCAGTTCAAagttctaaagaaaaaaaaaccctacttcCTTTCCGACCCTGTCCTAACATTTCTGGTTGTCTAACCTAGTAAACCTGCCCAATTCTGAAGCATGTTTGAAAGCACTACAAAAGAAACCCAAATTAACCAAACAACAGGAGAACTCCAAAATTTACAATTGTACTATCAGTTGAATGGAAGAAATTATTTGAAGTGGTTATAGATAGTGAAAACCTTTcttaaaggaaaaaggaaagatcAACCATTTGATGGACAATCCTCCTAGTCCAGAAGACCTAAAGTTTACACTCTGTGATAAAGAAGACTATGATTATGTCATGTCTATGGAACTCTATGATGTCAGAGGTTTGTGGACCTTACATGTTCACCATAACAAAGGATATTTGGGAAGTAATGAGACAGACATATTCCAAAGTGAAGGATGTTGCGTTAATACATAAGATATAAAGCTCTCAATGACCAAACAAGGTATTATGATGGTTATTACTGTAAAACGTTTCTGGTTGGAATTGGATTATTATCAGGATTTTAAGATGCAGTGTAGGATGATGTTGTAATTCTAAAGAATTATGTGGAAAGAAAGAGGATCTTTGGATTTCTTGAAGACTCAACATACTGTTTGATCAGGTGCGAGCCCATATACTTGGAAAGGAATCCTTACCTTCACTCAATGACGTATTCCCGTTGATAAGAGTTGAAAAAGGGAGGAGAACTGTTATGCTTGATGTTCCTAATACCGAAGGGTCTACTATGATGATAAGTAGTAGCAAGAACCCAAATGATGCTATGAATGTTGCAAAAATGgtgaaaactaaaaagaaaaaattctctAAAGATAATCAATTATGTAACTACTGCAAGAGAACAGGTCATATAAAGGAAACCTGCTGGAAACTCCATTGAAAACCACCAAGGATAGGGGCAAAATGAAGGATACAAATAGAACCAGTCAAGAGGACAAGCACACTTGACAAACTCTAAAGAGCCAGCCCGTGAATTCAACACACTAGAGGTGGGGGGTTCAACAAAGAGGAGATTGCAAGCCTAAGAACTCTACTCAGCATAATGGAGAAACCATCTAGTCCATGCTCTCTTGCTGAAAATGGTAAAATTCCAATTTCTCATGTCTTTAGTGCCTCAAACAAAGACTATTCTAGCACCTGGGTCATTGACTCAGGTACAACATATCACATGACCTATTCTGCAGGTTTTTTCATATCCTATCAACCTTGTCCTTGcagtaaaaaaatcacaatggtTGATGGATCTCTAACCACAGTTGCAGGCCAAAGGACAGTCCCTCACTGCCTCTTAAAAGAGTGCTACATGTTCCTAATCTTATTACAAATCTGTTATCCATCCCAAAATTAATCAAAGACATAAATTGTAGTGTAACTTTCTTTCTTGATCACTGCATATTTCAAGACCTAGCTACAGGGAGGATGATTGGGCAAGCAAGAGTTAAGGACGGGTTGTACATACTTGGAATACAAAGCAGTAGTAGTAATCATTCTCCTCTACCATTCATTTCAGTCAATTCTAATAAAGATGATGTTTGGAATCATCATCGTCATTTAGGACATCCCTCTTTTAAGACTCTTAAGAAAatgttttcatctttatttaaaaaatttgacattGAACAATTTCATTGTGAAATTTGTGAATTTACAAAGCACCATAGAGTGTCTTTTCTTCTAAGTGATTCAAGATCTTTGTCTCCATTTACTATAATTCACTCTGATATATAGGGACCATATAAAATTCCTAATATTTCAGGAGCAAAAGACTTTGTGATGTTTATTGATTATTACACCCAAATGACTTAAGTTTACcttcttaaaagaaaatccGATGAGAGTCATATCTTTCCAATATTTACTAATATGATAAAGAATCAATTTGGGATTAGCATTAAGGGTATTAGAACAAATAATGCTAGGGACTactttaatcatattttatcaCCATACTTTGATAAAAAAGGGATTATTCATCAATCATTTTGTGTTAATACTCCCCAGCAAAATAGGTTAGCAGAGCGAAAAAATAGACATCTCCTTGAAACTACTCGAGCATTACTTTTCCAAAATCAAGTTCCAAAAAATTATTGGGGAGAAGCTGTTTTAACCTCTACTTATTTGATAAATCGAATACCTTCAAGAGTTATTGGTTTCAAAAGTCCCTTAAACTATTTTTCAGAattctttctaaaaaataattattattctaaaatcCCCCCAAGGATTTTTAGGTGTCACCTATGTTCATTCATAAACATTGTtccgatgtcgcggtcgcacaaattaattaccctggattaaaacacaacacacaagatagtatagagcaagtaaggggtcgatcccacgaggaaggttcaagtcaaatttttatgtTGTATGATATGCAACTAGGGGGTTGTGaagttatctaggctaaagcaaaagaaaacagaaaactatcaagcgaaattaaataaaatcagaaaataatcaAGAGAATAAACCTTGGTCGCAATTAAACGTCCACCTAtagaaatcaaaactgatcatggaaatgaaacatcaatttatattctgaatatttatcttttcttaacattagttagttaacggatcagccgtataactaaccttaaccatcaaacaaccacagtgtctgcactagtaatttaattcaatggtagccttaagaactagataagttgattaatcaagaaaacataactgtccgcggtctatgtttgatttgattgaatgttctccctaagattaataatgtagacccgccacaattattaaactcagttacttcacaagttcatataccacaattccggttttgatatcaaatttagcaatagattgtctacaataataacttagagtccgatctagcaattaaaataaataatcatagaaaaaataagcataagagaacaaacatattcatcatgtaaactagaaagaaaaggtaaaataaatctcatagttcttgaaatccgaaggttttcgtgtccttacaaccaagaaaaagagtttagccttgcatgtttgttgaacaactaatcaaaaaggaggaatgcatgatttcaggtttcttagaggaagggggtgtttttctcttcttggctggctccccccttctcttctctcattctttttatatcctagaaaaccctagtctctattttacaaaatagtcttcccttaagtagacagtttacatttaagtacttcaataactattttcctgaaaaagagaaatagccttgcatggaatcttcaagctttgacttaaaagagctaaattttttaaataaaaacttggatgtcggtttagatgcttcggaacgtaatttgaactcgtttcttcatgaaacctgtttgctggcagaattaagttgtcatatttgaaaaatcatatctccctcatataaaatattttttgtctaaaatttggagcgttgataggtctttgagtcaggaatctaaaaaaattgatttttcatcaaatggacttctatagctccagatattcaagttggaatggtcgaaggtcaacattggcagattgcgagatttgactttgaaggctgcaatttccatgctctttcttattttattttcttgccttagaggCCCAGAAATgtatggatgttagatttttaatgccactagaatcacttcatttcgacctctagagctcacgctctgcacaaaacatcgactgaaagTCTAATctaccaattacctccaatttactcctttttgcatctttcatccaaaagtgccttcaaaacataaaacaaagaatatcaaggcattttatatatataacataggcaaaacactagttaaatgtggctgaaactatcgaataatatggttgcatcaaataccacCACATTTAACttttgctcgtcctcgagaaaggataggtaaaatcaaattgaaattaaatcaaatcaaatcactatgactaatctcctaatctcccatcaatatccaagaatatatgcattataaacaagaatacactcaagaaggataaagagtataaattttcatgaatttatttacatgcaaacttcaaaactcaattaatcgtcgggatttaaatgaaagttgtgtcatgccaaagtgataggtcctctcattgatatacacttgaataatatggttgcatcaaacaTTAACGAAGCAAACTTGATCCTAGAGCTctcaaatgtgtttttatagGATGTGTCATCACACAAAAAGGTTACAAATGTTGAGTCTCCGAATCTTGAATCTTTACAACCAGAAACCAATCTGATTGAGTCTCCAAATCTTACAAAAGAATCTTTACAGTTAGAAACTACTGCTACTCGACCTCTTCGGGTATATAGAAGAAGGATATAGCCTGACCAAACACTCTTGCAAGCTCAAGAATCTGAACTAAAGTAGGGTAATGAACTTTCTCATCCATCTTTATATGCTCCCTAATGTTAATAACCTTGATCTACTTTCTTTTCCATCTTCATCTACTCCTGATATTAATGACCTTGATCAACCAAttgctattagaaaagaaataagagaatgcaagaaaaatctTTTATATCCTATAGCTAATTTTATGTCCTTCCAAAAATTCTCACCATCACACAGAGtatttctcttaaaaataaataccatACCTATTCTGAAAACCTTGCATGAGGCTTTAACAAAAGAGAATTGAAAACTGTCTTAAAAGAAGAGATGAATGCACTAGAGAATAATCAAATATGAGAAATAGTtgagttaccaaaagaaaaaaacagtgggGTGTAAGTGGGTTTATGCCCTGAAATATAAAGTTGATGGTAGCCTAGAAAGGTATAAAGTCAGgttggttgcaaaaggatataCACAAATATTTGGGATATACACAAGAGATGTTTGCTCCAGTTGCTGAGATGAacaccatttgaaaaaaattttctttattggCTAATTTTGGATGGTGTACGCATCAATATGATGTAAAGAATGCTTTCTTACATGGAGAGTTGGAAGAAGAGGTTTTTATTGATCTACCACTAAGATTCAGCCACTCTCTTCCTCCCAACCAAGTCTGCAAACTAAAAAAAGCACTCTATGGCTTAAAACAATCACCCAAAGTCTGGTTCAAAAGGTTCATAAAAGCCATGATTTCAATGGGATATCGACAAAGTCAATGAGATCATACTTTATTCATTAAACACTCCACTTCAAAGGGAGTTACTATTTGattgtttatgttgatgacatcATAATAGCAGGTGATGATCTTATTGAAAAAGACATGTTAAGAAAGAGACTTACTgtagaatttgaaataaaaaaattagaaaagctaaaatattttcttggcatAAAGGTGGCATATTCAGAAAAAGGAATTTTTATCTCCCAACACAAATATATTCTTGATCTTCTACAGAAAACAAGAATGGTAAGCCCACCTTTTCAAGTACTTCCATAGCCATCGAAGTTTTTTAAACTGTGAACAGTgaagttttaagaaaaatatgaaaggcAGCTTCACTTAACTCACGGTTTTTTGCTTCGAAACTCCctcggtttctctcttctctctgctCCAACAAGTGCTTCTGTCTTCAATTCCTTTAGGGCTGGGTTCAATATGCATTCAAGCCTCGGGGCACCTCAAACTCATCAAACTCATCCTTAATAGCTGCTTCTTGTTGGCAGCATCAAAGTTGTTCATTTCCCTTATCCTTTGCGTTGATCTTGGCCCTCCATTCTGCTGTTCCAGGCCTCGGTTTTTggcttgattttgcaagaatcaTAGTAGTGTGGGGTGTGTTTTTCCGGGAGATCTAGTTGCAAGCAAGGTCCTTTGTCTCTGCAGGTTTGTCCCTTGTTCAGCAGCTGCAACTGAAGGCCAACAGAGTTCAAGCTAGCTAGGCGCGGTCGTTTGTCCAGTTGAAGGAGTTTGTTTTAGGTTCCAAGATTCTGGTTTGTTAGGGAATCTCAAATTTCCATAAATGTGAAAAATAGTGTTCGTATTTCGAACTCTTACATTCCTAGAGATGTAAAATTCCTAAAAACAAATGCCATTTCCAGGAATCCCAACACCAACCGCATCTTACAGCAGGCCCAGACCAGGCTGGGCTTGCCTGTCTCGAGTCTTGTAACCCTTTCTTGTTTACATATTATAACGCTTCCAAGCAAGATAACCAGGCACCAGGATGGTTATTTCTGCCAACATGCAAAAGCCAAGATAGGCAAACGAGTGAATTAACACAAACACCAGTCCAGACCAGCACAACTCTTAAGCTGATGAGATGAAAACAGAAAAGACTACAGAGGACCACTTAAGGAGTGGCAGCTGCAGGAAGATTGAGGTGACATCATCAAGGATAAAGTTGAGAAGGGATTGTACGAGATGGTTCGGTTGCATACAGTGTATTCATATACGTGCGATGAttctcgtgtgtgtgtgtgtgtgtgtgtgtattcctTTTGGGATATTTTCCGGCTAGGAAGACAAATATACAAGTCAAGCTTGCATCTTGGTGTCtcaacaaataattaaagtgACAAATAGTTACACAgccacaaaaagaaaacaaataaaaaggaaagaaagaaagaaaacaaatagaaagaaaataaaataaagaaaattgaagaaaataaaaataaaagagaagaaaacgcAGAAAGTGAAATATACAGAGCATTATAGGTGACACTTCCAGTCCTAAACTATAGATGCCACATCTCTTTCTACATCATGAATTCTTGATGCAAGTCAGACTCCACCCCATTATATCAAAACATTCAAATAAGCAGCAGCCTCTGAGCATTTCATTTGTATTAGTAACTACCAGATATTCAGTTCCATCACAAACTTTATTGCACCACAATCAGCCCAGAAAACTCCATTCCACCTGGACCAAATAAAATGATAGGGTTACTAACACTCATCAGGATAACTGTTGGCATACATGATAAAACTGCAAAATGTTGGACATATAGCCCCAACATTTATCTAAAGTAAAGAGATGCCTATAATCAAAGCTTCTACAGCATTGGACAATTGCAATTCAGAATGCCAATAAACCTAGGTACATTGTTATTCAATTTCTTATGTAGTTCAATATAGCAGCATAACACATCAAAGCTTTTGAAGAACAGGAGACTAATTTGATGGAGGGCGAAAGGGGAAATGTAAACCcccaaacacacacacaaaagaaaGGCTGATGTTCCTTTCGCAGTCCAGTTAAGGTTAATCTGGTTTAAAGGTCAATCATTTAAGGTTTCACAATCCAACTCCTAGAGACCACACCTATTACCCCAGTAATACAAAATAGccatgataaggaaaaaaagacACAAGCCACTTTCATTGCTACATTTTCATGATTGCATTTCATACTTATGAAACAGAGCTTGGATAGGATTTCTTTTTGCAGTTTATACTATTCTCCAAATAAAATCATGGTTCTGGACagtttagattttcttttgaaatacaCAGAAGTTGTAATAAAATGATGGCCCGGGAAATTTTAGTTTCTAAGAGAGTAACTTCAAACCTGCTCAATCATGTGTCATCATTCACAAGCTATTTTGGTGTCGAAGCTACTGAGGCAAATTGCAAATGCTTGGAATGCAGAGATTGGATAACGGTAATCCATGGTAAACAAATCCTTTCCCACTTTACCAAATTGAAGGATAATATTCTCATGTTCTGGCCCGGCTGGGCCATTTTCTTGGGAAGCGACCAGCTGGAAGTTTTTCACTGAAGCAACTGTAACTCGTCCATGGAAGTTCAAACACCAACACTGGAGCTGCTCATGCCACCTTGGAGCCTTGTTTCTCAGTACCAAAGCTCCTTCTCTCTGACTGGACAAGGGTCCTGATTGAAAGCTCTCAACCCTCTCAACACGGTTTGACTTTGACCGGAAAAACAGGAGTGATGGAAAGAAATCTGCACTGTGATGATAGAACTCAGTCTGTGTGGGAGCTACTCCACCAGGTTCAATGGCAGCAGCAGGGATGGCGTCCATAATGCAATGCATTCTCCTAGGACCCCTGCTTGATATGTGaaagaattttagaaattaaccaGGCTTCTAGTAAAGCATGCTTAGTGATTTAATTgtggtagaaaaaaaataaaatttatttgttggaAATGGCCAAAGACAGACATTCATTCACTTATTTCCAAAGAAATATCAGTAAATTGTAGAATGTGCCCAAATCTTTACCTGGAACCCAGTACATTTAATTCATATGAGATGTTAGCAACTGGGTAGTTGCCAGTAGGGACCCTTGGAGAAACTTGTTTCAAATTTACCAGCCTAGAGGAGTAACTTTTTGTCATCTTGGCTCCAGCATGAGGTGGCTGCCCATCAAAGACTGTGAACTTGGTTCCTAGAAAATTGGATCTTCACAGGAGAGAAAAAGTTAAATTCCAGCCAGAAAGAGAGCCAGAGAAAACTCATTCTGTGTGTCTAGTGTATCATACCTAAGTTTCCCAGCATAAGTATTGCTTCCCTTTGACATATCATCAGTATCTAGAGAGATGATATAATCTGTGCAGGTGGGGCGTCTACACTTGCGTGCAGCAAGAAGGAACTTCCCGTCTTCAGTTAATGCTGTATTAAGAAACACACGAATTCAAAAAGTTAAATTCTCCAAGCTACCAGTAAAAGCCAGGTCCCTCCTAAAATTCAGTGgttaatcaaattgaaaacctcaacaaacaatctaaaaaaaagactGACAAAGATGCAAGATGAATCTGTGAATCATAAATCTAGCTCGCCATATAGGCAACTTAAGAACAAATTGACCACCTTTAAGATCCTACTCACCATTATTTAAACTGAGATAGAGACGGTACGTTTGAGTGGACCTGCAACGCTTTATGAAGCACTGGAGGAGTTGTTCCCTTGGACCAGGCtgcaaacaataaaatcaaatgagacAACGCACAAAGGATAGAtttcaaaagaagaaagcaACAAACTGATTGTGTAACCAAACTCAAAACACAGACAGTGAAAAAAATTCCCAAATCACAAACAACCCATATTCCCATATCAGAATCGTGGATCATTTAATCAATTGAAGGGTTGTCACTACTAACATTAATGCAGTGTATTTAGCAAAACATTATAGACATATCAAACCAAGGTAAGGAAATTTAGATatcaagaagaaacaaaatcagCATCACTACACAAAAGTTGAAGCTACTCATCACCACGGACCTACACCATCAAAGCAAAAGGTGGTCCAAAAAGGGTATACACCGctttgttttaggtgttttcaagcAAGATTACCCTCACAACCTTGCAGATGGTAGCGGAATGGTCTTATTCTGAAAAAGGCGGTCCCAAAACCCTTTTCCTTGTAATTAGTATTTGGAGGAAATGATTGAAATCTCAAGCATAGAAATATCCTAAACAAGCAAGGTTTCAAAAACAACACCACTTGCCGTTTACTAGACTTACAATTTCCCACACAACCAACCTAAATtgtaatcaattaaaaacaagtttgtCAGAGATGAGCACCTATTCGATGTTTGTCCATTACAACTTCAAACCACATATCTAATATCACCAgccaaaacaacaataaaatcatGATTAGCAAACTAATTCTTCAGTTGCATCTTTCTGGGCTCCCAAGCACTCTCTACTCTACTGTAAGTTTGCAACATTGACAGCCACTCTAAAGTCTAAATTACATTCCTCACGCAAGCAAGGTACAAACAACAGTACCAGAACAAGCTTTACAAATCCCAGGACACAAaatgtatataataataatccatCGAAAACAACAATCATTTAACAATAGCCAAAACCAATTAAAACCCACTTTAAATTCCCAGAAATGAGTTCCATTCTCCATCAATCCATGATCTCATCACTGACAATCAAATCAAGgatcaaaacacaaaatcaaaaccataaacCCCAATCATAATTAACtcacaaaaactcaaaattagaacaaaaacaaagtaaCATAAAAAAGCTACCTGCTTGACAGAGATCGGAAAAGTGATTTTGCCAGAAAGTTCAGGGACTTTAACTAAATCTTTAGTTATATGTCTCCAACTCCTACAAACACCTGCACAAGCCACCACATTTTTTCTTGGTGGCCAACTACTCTCTGATTCTTCTATTCTAACAAGCACTTCTCTTAACAACTCTTGTGGCAAATTAGCCCAACATGAAGCAGTCTCTGCAGCACCGCCAGCGGCAAAAAGGTTCAGCTCCGGTGCTGAGCTGTACTGGACCACCCTGTGTGATGTTGACCTGTTAATTATACTCTTAAGCGCTGGCATTTTTGGGAAATTCGAGAGCTTTAAGGTAAAATAGGAACtgggtttttcatttttggtcTTGTTAGAGAGGGATCTGGGATTGGGCAGTGAGATATAGGGGGAGAGAAAGAGATGGAAATGTGTTGTGGATGTGGATGTGGGAGGAAGGGGtcagtgagagagagagagagatggaggcTATGTCTTGTTGGTTAAGGATTAAGAAGAGGAAACTACTTTATTAGTATAGGTATTAGTACTAACCTTATCTggtatttgaatttttgttccatttttttatgttattttctcttGCTCATTAATTAGtgagttattaattatatatgttgaatttaatttgaataagaataatttaatgtacgataagaataaaaataatttttttatattttatttctattatataatttaaatcattaaatttaaaatataattatgagagagttaaaacttaaaaaattggagttttttaataatgttttaaatgTAACCatcgaatttaaaattaaaaatctaaattagatgagataaataaataaaattttattattagattttagtaaatcatgttttttaaatttaaattcaatgttaatactaaaaaaaaggtttttttagttgtggtttaatttctatataatattaatGCAACATTAATTGAGAAtggttttatgaaattaaatacgATTCAATCCAAATCCTAGAAGTACATTAATAGAGTATACTATTGCTTAAGACAAATACACCCTCTCCTTCTTTACGCAAACATCGTGACAAAAATACCccaatatttttataccatACGTTATAAAACTTGGCTTGTGTCATGGCCAGCTCAATATCCgtaaatcaattcaaaacatcttttgaagaattatttttatgatgttattttaagaaaagtcaaattgaatttaatttaagtttaattgttttctttatacAATGGAAATTAATATGCAGTGGAAATTAAAAGACACGAGAACTCTTTTCAAAATTAGTACCTGATGAATCGGCCATAAGAAGAGAGTTTAA includes:
- the LOC7497970 gene encoding tubby-like F-box protein 3 isoform X2 — its product is MENGTHFWEFKPGPREQLLQCFIKRCRSTQTYRLYLSLNNALTEDGKFLLAARKCRRPTCTDYIISLDTDDMSKGSNTYAGKLRSNFLGTKFTVFDGQPPHAGAKMTKSYSSRLVNLKQVSPRVPTGNYPVANISYELNVLGSRGPRRMHCIMDAIPAAAIEPGGVAPTQTEFYHHSADFFPSLLFFRSKSNRVERVESFQSGPLSSQREGALVLRNKAPRWHEQLQCWCLNFHGRVTVASVKNFQLVASQENGPAGPEHENIILQFGKVGKDLFTMDYRYPISAFQAFAICLSSFDTKIACE
- the LOC7497970 gene encoding tubby-like F-box protein 3 isoform X1 produces the protein MPALKSIINRSTSHRVVQYSSAPELNLFAAGGAAETASCWANLPQELLREVLVRIEESESSWPPRKNVVACAGVCRSWRHITKDLVKVPELSGKITFPISVKQPGPREQLLQCFIKRCRSTQTYRLYLSLNNALTEDGKFLLAARKCRRPTCTDYIISLDTDDMSKGSNTYAGKLRSNFLGTKFTVFDGQPPHAGAKMTKSYSSRLVNLKQVSPRVPTGNYPVANISYELNVLGSRGPRRMHCIMDAIPAAAIEPGGVAPTQTEFYHHSADFFPSLLFFRSKSNRVERVESFQSGPLSSQREGALVLRNKAPRWHEQLQCWCLNFHGRVTVASVKNFQLVASQENGPAGPEHENIILQFGKVGKDLFTMDYRYPISAFQAFAICLSSFDTKIACE